The genomic window AACTCGTTGTTGATGATGTTGACGCCGACGCCGCCCTGGATGCCGTCGGAGTCGCCGCCCTTGAGCAGCGAGTTCTGGATCGTCACGCCCGAGTGGGTCTGGCTGTTGTAGGGGAGCGCGATGCGGGCGGGGCTGGCGTACTGGCCGCCCGCGTTGATGTTGATGTGGGTGTTGTGGTCCAGGAGGACGTTGCTGTTGGCGAGCCCGTCCAGGCGGATCACGCCGGTGAAGTCGCTGTTGCGGATCGTGATGTTCTTGGTGCTGTTGAGCACCTCCGCCCCGGTGATCGTCAAGCCGTCGATCACGATGTTGTTGGCACCGCTGAAGCTCAGCGCGATGCTCGCCGACGCGCCGGGCGCCTCGGTGATGGTCACCGGGCCGCTCTTGGCCGAGCCCCTGAACGTGCCGTAGCTGCCCGAGGCCAGGCAGATCGTCTGACCGGCCGTCGCGGCCGAGAACTGGTTCGCGAACGTGGACGTGGTCGCGCTGCGATCACACGTCGACGGGGTCACCGTCGCCGTGGGCGTCGCCGTCGGCGTGGCGGTGGCGGTGGCCGTCGGCGTGGCGGTGGGCGTGGCCGTCGGCGTCTGCGTGGGCGTCGCGGTGGCAGTGGCGGTCGGGGTCGCCGTGGGCGTGGCCGTCGGCGTCTGCGTGGGCGTCGCGGTGGCGGTGGCCGTCGGGGTCGCCGTGGGCGTGGCCGTCGGGGTCCGCGTCGCCGTCGCGGTGGCGGTCGGCGTCGCCGTGGGCGTGGCCGTCGCGCGGGCCACGGTCACGGTGTTCACCGACGCCGCCGTCTGGCCGGCGGCGTCACGCACCGTCAGCCGGACGTACTTGGACCCGGGGTTGACGAACGTGAACGCCAGGCTGCGGGCGGTGCCCAGCGACCACGCCGACGAGCCGTCGGCGCCGACGTCCTCCCACGTGTAGGTGCAGGGCGTCGAGGCGCAGGTGCCGCCCGCGTTGAACGTGACGGTCTGGCCCGCGACGGGGGCGGTGGGCCAGAACGTGAACTGGGCCGTCGGCGGGACCGGGGTCGGCGTCGCGGTGGCGGTTGCCGTCGGGGTGGCCGTGGCGGTCGCGGTGGCGGTGGCGGTGGCCGTCGCGGTCGGCGTGGAGGTCGCGGTCGCCGTGGCCGTCGGGGTGGCGGTCGCCGTCGCGGTGGCCGTCGCGGTCGCGGTCGGCGTGGCGGTCGGGGTGGGCACCGCGACCGTGACCGTGCGCGAGACCGACGGGGCGACGTTGCCGGCGAAGTCCGTGGCGCGGACGCTGAACGTGTAGGTACCGTCCCCGAGGCCCGAGTAGGCGGCCGGGGAGGTGCACTCCTCGAACGAGCCGGAGCCGCTCGGCCCGCTCAGGCGGCACTCGTACTCGGCGACCGGCTCGTCGGCGGTGAAGCCGAAGGAGGCGGTGCGCACGGTGATGCTGCCGCTCGGGCCGCTGACGATCGACGCGACCGGCGGACGCGTGTCCACGGTCACCGTCCGCGCGTCCGAGGCGCTCGAGGCGTTGCCGGCCGCGTCGGTGACGACCGCGGTGTAGCGGTGCGCGCCGTCGGCCGCGCCGAGGTTCAGGAAGAAGGTGCCGGCGGTCGGGATCGTCGCTCCGGCGACGACGGTCGCGCCGTCGGAGATCGACAGCGCCGACCCCGGCTCGCCCGCGCCCGCGACGGACACGGTCGAGCTGTTGCTCCACGCGCCGTCCACCGGCGCGGTCAGGACCGGCTTCGCGGGCGCCTGCGTGTCGACGCGGACGATCACGGGCTGCGAGTCGGCCGACACGCCGCCGCCGGCGAAGGAAGCGCGGGCGGTGTACGTGTGCGCGCCGTCGCTCGCGCCGGTGACGGTCGCGCTCCAGGTGCGCGCGATCGACGCCGTCACGACGGCGCGGGTCGTGCCGTCCTCGCGGATGGTGACGGTCGAGCCCGCGTCGGCGGTGCCCGAGAGCGTGATCGCGGACGAGCGGCTCCAGACGCCGCTGGTGGGCGAGGAGATGATCGGCGTCGCCGGCTGGGCGACCGTCACGGAGAAGGCGCGGCTGGCGGGGCTCGGGTCGGCGAGCCCGGTGCTCGCGTCCGTGCTGCGGACCAGGAAGGTGTAGTTGCCGGCGGCGAGGTCGGAGTAGACCGCGGGCGACGTGCACGCGCGGTAGCTGCCGGTCGCGCCGCCCGGCCCGTCGAGCCGGCACTCGTACGCCGGGCGCTGGGCGGACGAGCTGAACGTGAACGTCGACGTGGCGCCGGTGGTCGCGCCGTCGAGGTAGGTGTCCGGCAGCGTGGCCGAGCCGATGACGACCGTCTTCGGCGACGACGTGGCGGAGACGTTGCCCGCCATGTCCACGGCGCGGGCCGTGTAGGTCAGCGCGCCCGTGGTGAACGGCGTGACGTCACGCGTCCACTCGCCTCGCGTCACCGTCGTGGTGCCGCGCGAGGAGCCGTTCTCGTAGACCTCCACCGTCGTGCTGTCCTCGGACGTGCCGCGGACGGTGAACGAGCTCGGCACGGTGCTGCCCGCCGGCTCGGTGATCGCGGGAGCG from Solirubrobacter pauli includes these protein-coding regions:
- a CDS encoding PKD domain-containing protein; this encodes MLVIVGTAAVGSGGATAIAAPPAPTITSPASYSWVATSNVTVSGRAAAGAVVDVLVDSVSKGTTTASSSGTWSRAVPIPDGAYLLTATASDSSGKSPQSSVTVVRVDTVAPVAPAITEPAGSTVPSSFTVRGTSEDSTTVEVYENGSSRGTTTVTRGEWTRDVTPFTTGALTYTARAVDMAGNVSATSSPKTVVIGSATLPDTYLDGATTGATSTFTFSSSAQRPAYECRLDGPGGATGSYRACTSPAVYSDLAAGNYTFLVRSTDASTGLADPSPASRAFSVTVAQPATPIISSPTSGVWSRSSAITLSGTADAGSTVTIREDGTTRAVVTASIARTWSATVTGASDGAHTYTARASFAGGGVSADSQPVIVRVDTQAPAKPVLTAPVDGAWSNSSTVSVAGAGEPGSALSISDGATVVAGATIPTAGTFFLNLGAADGAHRYTAVVTDAAGNASSASDARTVTVDTRPPVASIVSGPSGSITVRTASFGFTADEPVAEYECRLSGPSGSGSFEECTSPAAYSGLGDGTYTFSVRATDFAGNVAPSVSRTVTVAVPTPTATPTATATATATATATPTATATATSTPTATATATATATATATPTATATATPTPVPPTAQFTFWPTAPVAGQTVTFNAGGTCASTPCTYTWEDVGADGSSAWSLGTARSLAFTFVNPGSKYVRLTVRDAAGQTAASVNTVTVARATATPTATPTATATATRTPTATPTATPTATATATPTQTPTATPTATPTATATATPTQTPTATPTATPTATATATPTATPTATVTPSTCDRSATTSTFANQFSAATAGQTICLASGSYGTFRGSAKSGPVTITEAPGASASIALSFSGANNIVIDGLTITGAEVLNSTKNITIRNSDFTGVIRLDGLANSNVLLDHNTHININAGGQYASPARIALPYNSQTHSGVTIQNSLLKGGDSDGIQGGVGVNIINNE